In Tursiops truncatus isolate mTurTru1 chromosome 9, mTurTru1.mat.Y, whole genome shotgun sequence, a single genomic region encodes these proteins:
- the BET1 gene encoding BET1 homolog, which produces MRRAGLGEGVPPGNYGNYGYPNSGYSACEEENERLTESLRNKVTAIKSLSIEIGHEVKHQNKLLAEMDSQFDSTTGFLGKTMGKLKILSRGSQTKLLCYMMLFSLFVFFVIYWIIKLR; this is translated from the exons GTGAAGGAGTACCTCCTGGCAACTATGGGAACTATGGCTATCCTAATAGTGGGTATAGTGCctgtgaagaagaaaatgagagactcacggaaagtctgagaaacaaaGTAACTGCTATAAAATCT CTTTCCATTGAAATAGGCCATGAAgttaaacatcaaaataaattattagctGAAATG GATTCACAGTTTGATTCTACAACTGGATTTCTAGGTAAAACCATGGGAAAACTGAAGATTTTATCCAGAGGGAGCCAAACAAAGCTGCTGTGCTATATGATGCTGTTTTCATTGTTCgtcttttttgtcatttattgGATTATTAAACTGAGGTGA